From one Leptospira andrefontaineae genomic stretch:
- a CDS encoding pirin family protein yields the protein MEAVVHKAGTRGKVDFGWLKSNHTFSFGSYMNPERIRFGSLRVLNDDIVAPGRGFDPHPHQDMEIISIPIKGALEHQDSIGTSGVITSGEVQVMSAGTGIVHSEYNHSETDPVNFLQIWVIPDKRGAQPRYDQKKFLPEDRKNRFQVVVSPKESAEGLWINQNAWFSLGNAEAGKELQYESRNKSGGVYAFLISGKVNINGTELSTRDGAGFPRTDLLKVNALEDSELLLMDVPEIQ from the coding sequence ATGGAAGCGGTAGTTCATAAGGCAGGCACGAGAGGGAAAGTGGATTTCGGTTGGTTGAAATCGAATCACACATTTTCTTTCGGAAGCTATATGAATCCGGAAAGGATCAGATTCGGTTCTTTGCGTGTATTGAACGACGATATCGTTGCCCCGGGCAGAGGTTTCGATCCGCATCCTCACCAAGATATGGAAATCATCTCTATACCGATCAAAGGAGCCTTGGAGCACCAAGACAGTATTGGAACTTCAGGAGTTATCACATCCGGAGAAGTCCAGGTAATGTCTGCGGGAACAGGCATCGTTCACTCGGAGTACAATCATTCTGAAACCGATCCCGTGAACTTCTTACAGATTTGGGTGATACCTGATAAAAGGGGAGCTCAACCTAGATACGATCAGAAAAAATTCCTTCCGGAAGATAGGAAGAATAGGTTCCAGGTGGTTGTGTCTCCTAAAGAATCAGCGGAAGGTCTTTGGATCAACCAAAACGCTTGGTTTTCATTAGGGAATGCAGAAGCCGGAAAGGAACTGCAATACGAGTCCAGGAACAAAAGCGGTGGAGTTTACGCTTTTCTAATATCAGGAAAAGTGAATATTAACGGGACCGAACTTTCAACTCGAGACGGCGCAGGTTTTCCGAGAACGGACCTTCTGAAAGTAAACGCTTTGGAAGATTCTGAACTTCTTCTAATGGATGTTCCTGAAATCCAGTAG
- a CDS encoding DUF445 family protein: MRNPYGNKPYSKLQFVSNSLLVLFGSILLFGLWQKWSLYIWGNIFIHGLEGGLVGAICDWFAVWKTYKAVESESETIAEEIGHWVSSDLISEHKLKSYLDGILDEPENIQAIRELLDKYLKGEKEVREFLNLIWDKIEEDIVLYVSNFKFSGADKQILHELNSRKEILSTVRFLVGETLMKVSDHQDFGERVQRITKGLSFLAKPLIWLIDPQKRIKEFGEGLKEGKDFETEEEEVLFELYSIFSECVELYIGSWNEFPVERREEAVRALADFGREQLNRLISEVVLTHKEEISRLENLREYGPIRSFLEFLSSKTNESVSEYVGEQISKGLKLLEPKQFRENLELKTRRVLEKIRINGSLLGFLVGSAIGCVVLLFEGKLGL, translated from the coding sequence TTGAGGAATCCGTACGGCAATAAACCGTACTCTAAACTTCAATTCGTTTCGAATTCACTTTTGGTGTTATTCGGAAGTATCCTTCTTTTTGGGCTCTGGCAAAAATGGAGCCTTTATATTTGGGGAAATATTTTCATTCACGGCTTAGAAGGCGGGTTGGTCGGAGCGATTTGTGATTGGTTTGCTGTTTGGAAAACTTACAAAGCTGTAGAATCGGAAAGCGAGACAATCGCGGAAGAAATCGGCCATTGGGTATCTTCTGACCTGATCAGCGAACATAAATTAAAATCCTATTTAGACGGGATCTTAGATGAACCCGAAAATATCCAGGCGATCAGGGAACTTTTAGACAAATATCTAAAAGGAGAAAAAGAAGTCAGAGAATTCCTGAACCTGATCTGGGATAAAATAGAAGAAGATATAGTATTATATGTTTCTAATTTTAAATTTTCAGGAGCAGATAAACAAATCTTACATGAATTGAATAGTCGTAAGGAGATACTCTCCACTGTTCGATTTTTAGTGGGAGAAACCTTGATGAAGGTTTCTGATCATCAGGATTTTGGAGAAAGGGTCCAAAGAATTACCAAGGGCCTTTCTTTTCTTGCAAAACCTTTAATTTGGCTTATCGATCCGCAAAAAAGGATCAAAGAATTCGGAGAGGGTTTAAAAGAAGGAAAAGATTTCGAGACGGAAGAGGAAGAAGTCCTATTCGAATTATATTCTATATTCTCCGAATGTGTGGAATTATACATAGGTTCCTGGAACGAATTCCCTGTCGAGAGAAGAGAAGAAGCAGTGCGTGCCTTAGCGGATTTTGGCAGAGAACAATTGAATCGATTGATCAGCGAAGTGGTCCTTACCCATAAGGAAGAAATTTCCAGATTGGAAAATCTGAGAGAATACGGACCAATCCGTTCTTTCTTGGAATTTTTAAGTTCTAAAACAAACGAATCTGTTTCGGAATATGTGGGAGAACAGATCTCTAAAGGGCTGAAATTATTGGAGCCCAAACAATTCAGGGAAAATTTAGAACTCAAAACTAGAAGGGTCTTGGAGAAGATCAGGATTAATGGAAGTTTATTAGGTTTTTTAGTTGGATCTGCAATAGGATGTGTCGTCTTATTATTCGAAGGAAAATTGGGGTTATAA
- a CDS encoding putative quinol monooxygenase, whose product MIVTVSSYKILPERIQEFQEISSELSKESLKENGVLRFDLLQNDGDEGRFLIIEAYESESKRKSHLETPHFVNWRRTVPEMFSQGTTTVYYKPVSPKPEDWKK is encoded by the coding sequence ATGATCGTTACAGTCTCTTCTTACAAAATACTTCCGGAAAGGATCCAAGAATTTCAGGAAATCAGCAGTGAACTTTCCAAAGAATCCCTCAAAGAGAACGGTGTTCTTAGATTTGATCTGTTACAAAACGATGGAGACGAAGGCAGATTTTTGATCATAGAAGCTTATGAAAGCGAATCCAAACGTAAGTCCCATTTAGAAACCCCTCATTTTGTGAATTGGAGAAGGACAGTTCCTGAAATGTTCTCTCAAGGAACTACCACTGTTTATTATAAACCTGTATCTCCTAAACCTGAAGATTGGAAAAAGTAA
- a CDS encoding PP2C family protein-serine/threonine phosphatase: protein MNKAFSFLILVFLPYFFSGCSESSAKVDHPALVQGILELKNYDLEEQGPILLSGLWKFRWLYWKSSGLESQNSYEIVSVPSSWNGKNGSRIGEGYGTYELNIKLNRNYGELAFALQEQSSSYFLYVNGKLLASCGEVEFPSTSDITIFEVKPAWCNKLVKFTPDSEELQIDMQIANRDHRLGGFWAPIRFGTASSMEKTWNAERFLDLFLAGGLFCIGLLHLIYAVVRRGEAASMYFGTYCVIMAARGLFSGTRIISEYLDFLKYHHYVRIEYVTFYLAIPVFLSYILSVFPRELKRILVDLVWWIAIGACIVVLVFPVRIFTFTITIYYLVAFLAGTLGLFSLTKAALRRRKGALIILAGFVFVYAAMIHDILYATFYLDTGYFTNIGAFVFIVAQSVFLSIRSSESLDRLLDLSRNLERRVEERTKQLRNALRLIQNDLNVAREIQKGLLNLEDTSAKKIGNIKFGSLHKPLAEVGGDLYDIAELPSGKIRIFLADATGHGIQAALITILIRSVYEDLRLKEESPGKLLSAIGSQFHGKYGNVSTFFSASILEISPDGEKLTLSLAGSPPVLVQTKDEEHIIECENPLVGLLENFHFEDKEILLTPGFRILCFTDGLTESSRLPGDFYGIERVLAYLRTGDSQSLEELLSGIQEDLFRFLGTSEPKDDILVLGIEDQRS, encoded by the coding sequence ATGAATAAGGCATTTTCCTTCTTAATTCTGGTATTTCTCCCATACTTCTTCTCAGGATGTTCCGAATCTTCGGCAAAAGTAGACCATCCAGCTCTCGTCCAGGGAATACTCGAGTTAAAGAATTATGATTTGGAAGAGCAAGGTCCAATTCTACTTTCCGGCCTTTGGAAATTCAGATGGTTGTATTGGAAAAGTTCCGGATTAGAGAGCCAGAACTCATACGAAATAGTTAGTGTACCTTCTTCTTGGAACGGAAAGAACGGTTCTAGAATAGGAGAAGGTTACGGAACCTACGAACTTAACATAAAACTAAATCGAAATTACGGAGAACTTGCATTTGCACTACAAGAACAAAGTTCTTCTTACTTTTTGTACGTGAACGGCAAACTTTTAGCTTCTTGCGGAGAAGTCGAATTTCCTTCTACCTCGGATATCACTATCTTCGAAGTCAAACCTGCCTGGTGTAATAAACTAGTGAAATTCACTCCGGATAGTGAAGAGCTGCAAATCGACATGCAGATCGCGAATAGGGATCATAGGCTAGGAGGTTTTTGGGCACCAATCCGATTCGGAACTGCATCCAGTATGGAGAAAACCTGGAACGCGGAAAGATTTTTGGATCTATTCTTAGCAGGCGGATTATTCTGCATTGGATTACTTCATCTTATCTATGCCGTGGTAAGAAGGGGAGAAGCCGCTTCCATGTATTTCGGCACCTACTGCGTGATCATGGCTGCAAGAGGTCTATTCTCAGGCACTCGAATTATTTCAGAATATCTTGATTTTCTAAAATACCATCATTATGTACGGATAGAATACGTTACGTTTTATCTTGCAATCCCTGTTTTTTTAAGTTATATACTTTCCGTTTTCCCTAGAGAGTTAAAACGAATTCTAGTAGATCTTGTTTGGTGGATTGCGATCGGCGCATGTATTGTGGTCCTTGTCTTCCCGGTAAGAATATTCACATTCACTATTACGATCTATTATTTGGTGGCGTTTCTTGCAGGAACTCTCGGATTATTCTCTCTTACTAAAGCAGCCTTAAGAAGAAGAAAGGGTGCGCTCATAATACTTGCCGGTTTCGTATTCGTGTATGCCGCTATGATCCACGATATCTTATACGCCACATTCTATCTGGACACAGGATATTTTACGAATATCGGTGCATTCGTATTTATAGTTGCTCAATCCGTATTCTTATCCATTAGAAGTTCTGAAAGTTTGGATAGACTTTTGGATCTTTCCAGGAATTTGGAAAGAAGGGTAGAAGAAAGGACTAAACAACTCCGAAATGCCCTCCGCCTTATCCAAAATGATCTGAATGTTGCGAGAGAGATCCAAAAGGGACTCTTAAATTTAGAGGATACTTCTGCAAAAAAAATCGGGAATATCAAATTCGGGAGCTTGCATAAACCTCTGGCGGAAGTTGGTGGAGATCTTTATGATATCGCAGAACTTCCAAGTGGGAAGATACGTATTTTCCTAGCGGACGCAACCGGCCACGGAATACAGGCAGCACTCATCACAATACTGATCCGCAGTGTTTATGAAGATCTAAGACTAAAAGAAGAAAGTCCCGGAAAATTGCTCTCGGCGATCGGCTCTCAGTTTCACGGTAAGTACGGAAATGTGTCCACATTCTTCTCCGCATCCATCCTGGAAATTTCTCCTGATGGAGAAAAACTCACTCTTTCTTTAGCAGGATCTCCTCCAGTCTTAGTCCAGACAAAGGACGAAGAACATATAATTGAATGTGAAAATCCGTTAGTGGGTCTTTTGGAAAATTTCCATTTCGAAGATAAGGAGATCCTTCTCACTCCGGGTTTTAGAATACTTTGTTTTACGGACGGACTCACAGAATCTTCCAGGCTTCCCGGAGATTTTTACGGAATAGAAAGAGTATTGGCTTACCTAAGAACTGGAGATTCTCAAAGTTTAGAAGAATTATTAAGCGGCATCCAAGAAGATCTATTCAGATTCTTAGGAACTTCTGAACCCAAAGACGATATACTAGTCTTGGGAATAGAAGACCAACGTTCCTAA
- a CDS encoding S1C family serine protease, whose amino-acid sequence MVLLTNTSADFLSSFKKQDDTNANKELNEAEILDAYSKSVIHAVDSVGPSVVHLQVTYKKGEGGSGSGFFLTPDGFIATNSHVVDGAVKIKANLADGSSKEAELVGNDPHTDVAVLKVHGGLFPHSTFTDSKRLKVGQLVVAIGNPYGFESTVTAGVVSALGRTLRSRNGRLIDNVIQTDAALNPGNSGGPLVDFQGRVIGINTAIILPAQGICFAVASNTAEYVITRLITNGAVKRGYLGIAGQNQKIPSVTKTFNKIGSDSGILVLSLEPGSPADRSGIRNGDLIISLDEKEIHTIDDLHKILDETSIGRKLGIRLLRDGSIRSFFIEPGELK is encoded by the coding sequence ATGGTACTACTCACAAATACAAGTGCAGACTTTCTATCTTCTTTCAAAAAGCAGGATGATACAAATGCAAATAAAGAACTGAATGAAGCGGAAATTTTAGACGCCTATTCCAAATCCGTGATACATGCTGTGGACTCAGTAGGTCCAAGCGTAGTTCACCTACAAGTCACATACAAAAAAGGAGAAGGTGGAAGCGGTTCGGGATTCTTCCTCACTCCCGACGGATTTATAGCAACCAATAGCCATGTGGTGGACGGCGCAGTTAAAATAAAAGCCAACCTTGCGGACGGTTCTAGCAAAGAAGCGGAACTCGTCGGGAACGATCCACATACTGACGTTGCTGTCCTAAAAGTTCACGGGGGATTATTCCCTCATTCCACTTTTACAGACTCCAAAAGACTGAAAGTTGGGCAACTAGTCGTCGCTATCGGAAATCCTTACGGTTTCGAATCCACAGTCACTGCAGGAGTAGTAAGTGCACTCGGAAGAACATTAAGATCTCGTAATGGACGCCTAATAGACAATGTGATCCAAACGGACGCTGCCCTAAACCCGGGGAATTCCGGAGGGCCGTTAGTAGACTTCCAAGGAAGAGTGATAGGTATCAATACAGCCATCATTTTGCCCGCCCAAGGGATCTGTTTTGCAGTCGCCTCCAACACTGCAGAATATGTGATCACTCGCCTTATCACGAATGGCGCAGTCAAAAGAGGATATTTAGGGATCGCAGGTCAAAATCAAAAAATCCCGTCGGTCACCAAAACTTTCAACAAGATCGGCTCCGATTCGGGGATCTTGGTGCTATCTTTAGAACCTGGTTCTCCTGCTGATCGCTCAGGGATCAGAAACGGAGATCTAATCATTAGTTTGGATGAGAAAGAGATCCACACGATAGACGATCTTCATAAGATCTTGGATGAAACTTCCATTGGGAGAAAATTGGGAATTCGTCTATTGAGAGACGGGTCTATCAGAAGTTTTTTCATCGAACCAGGGGAACTGAAGTAA